CTCAAGGATGCAAGACTGTAATCGAGTATACCTAGTATAATGTAAGCATGCTAGTGAATAGATGAATCAAATAGTggtaaattaattatctaataaTGTATAGGAAAACCTAGATTGGTGTTATCAAATATAGAAAAATTCTGACAATAATTGGTTCAATATTGTAGGACAAACATGTAGTGTTTATATCCAGTGGAGGAGAATCCTGAATGCATGATAAAGAAGAGCATTCCAAATATTTAGATAATACAAGACAAACATTAAATGAGGCTCTtacattcaaaattaaaataaaaagtaaagtaATATGTTATGGTTAATAAAAGATGTATTTTATGTGTTAATGATGTATAGTTTACTACAAGAATGTGAAAGAGTGTTTGTTGAGCTAAGACATGTAAATGTGTAGTTAGATAGTTGATGGACCTAATTAAGAATGTAAAAGAGTGTTTGTTGagcttttatatgttttatttataaCAGGTATTCGAGCTAGAGTATAGTTGAAGATTTAACAACTAAGCATGATCACGTCTTAGTGGAATCAAAGAAATTTGACCGGAACAATATAGggtattttattatataaaaccaAAGAATTGATGTAATATTTTgttggaaaatattttattttccattttttgtttcagtttattctcctttattttcctttattctcCATTAAGGAGAGAATTAGTTGTAATTTAAGGTATTATCACTATATGAACCAGTCTGAGGCTGGGGAATAAAACACAACACATTTTTACCATTCTCTTCAATATGGAATCAGAGCCAATGGTTTGAGTAAAGGACCAATTTCTTATATCGAAAGTCTTTCTGACATGATAGTGGTCAGGCAGCGTGTCTCATTGTAATGTCCACAATGACGATACAAGTATTTGTGGATGGAAGAGCTTTAAGAAATAAGAATGAGTGGGTGTCATCTTGCAGATACCCATATGGATCCTAATGTTAAACTTTGGGGAGAAGGTAATGTTTATGTTGATACTGGAATATATCATAGATTGGTTGGGAAACTGATTTATTTGTCACACACCCAACTTGATATTGCTTTCTCAATTAGTGTAGAAAGTAAGTTTATGCATTCTCCTTTCGAGGAATATCTTGAGGATATCAATAGGATACTGAGATATTTGAAGGGAAATCCTGGAAAAGGCTTATTAAGAAAACTAGTGAAAGAAATGTATTTATCTTCAccgatgctgattgggcaggtTTAGTCTCAAATAGAAGATCAACCTCTGGATATTGTATTTATGTTTGGGGTAATCTTGTGACATGGAGGAGCAAGAAACAAGAAGTTGTAGCAAGAAGTAGTGCAGAAGCCGAGTTTAAAGCTATGTAGAACTTAAGATGAAAATTGAATTTCCATTGAAATTATACTCTGACAGTAAAGCTAATATTGGCATAGCTCATAAGCTAGTTCAACATGACaaaaccaagcatattgaaattgattgacacTTCATAAAGGAGAAGTTAAATGTTGGAATCATATGTCTACCTTTTGTGACTTCAAATCAGCAAACTACGGATATTCTGACCAAAAGTTTGACAAGATCTACCTTTGAGCATCTGATAGAAAAATTAGACGTGATAGATATCTATGCACCAACTTGAGGAGGgtgttgaaaaatattttattttcctattTTAATTTTCCGTTTATTCTCCTTTATTTTCCTTTATCCTCCATTAAACAGAGAATTACTTGTAATTTATGGTGTTTCCACTATATAAACTAGCATAAAGCTGAGGAATAAAACACAACAATTTTTTACCATTCTCTTCAATATATTTAAATAGAATAatttaaacttgatttttttattttatccaatatctaAAGTTAATCTTATATCGAATCTATTcctttaaattttcaaattttttaaaaaatgtgtaagtataaaatgatgaatgaatatttactattaatatattttgaattttttaaatattataacaattaataataatatgagCAAGAAGAAGTGCATGTTGGATCATACACAATCTCATAACAATCTCTAAAATCCATTTACAACCAATCAACTACCAAACACATCTCCACGTGTCATACTCCAAAGCTAACCCACAAAATCTCCATAATAAAAAAACATCCTCAGCTCTATCCAAACATCCTCAGCACCACCATGTTCCCAGCTGTTAGAACCATAGCTCTACACTCATCTTCACTATGCACTGTCTCTTCAGACAAACCATCATCACCATCACCACCTTCATCAATTTCCAAACCAAACACAACCCTTTTAATTCCCAAACCCAAAAGCCTCCTCCAAAACCACCCTCTTTACACACCAACTCAAGAAAAACTCTCCCTTCAATTCAaagaaaaaatcctatgtcttgAAGTAATGGGCATTGATTCAGGTAAAGCACTTTCTCAAAACCCTACTCTTCACACAGCCTCCTTAGAATCCATTCACTCCATTATCTCCTTCCTTGTCTCCAAAGGCATCCTACATAAAGACCTTCCAAGAATCTTTGGCATGTGTCCAACGATTCTCACTTCAAGCATCAAAACTGATCTCAACCCAGTTTTTGATTTTCTTGTGCATGAACTCAAAGTGCCTGATCATAGCTTTAGAAAAGTTGTGAAAAAGTGTCCAAGGCTGCTTACTTCAAGTGTGGTGAATCAGCTTAAACCAGCTTTGTTTTATTTGAGGAGATTAGGGTTAAGGGATTTAGAGGCTTTGGCTTATCAAGATTGTGTGCTTTTGGTTTCCAATGTTGAGAGGACACTTATACCTAAGCTTAAGCATTTGGAGAGTATGGGATTTAGTAAAGAAGAGGTTAGGTTTATGGTTTTGAGGTGTCCTGCATTGTTGACTTTTAGTATTGAGAATAATTTTCAGCCAAAGTTTGAGTATTTTTCTGTGGAAATGGGAGGGAAATTGGAGGAGTTGAAAGAGTTTCCTCAGTATTTCTCTTTTAGTTTGGAGAATAGGATTAAAGTTAGAtacatggaggttgttgataGTGGAGTCAATTTGCCTTTGTCATTGATGCTTAAAAGTACTGATGATGAGTTTAGGGAGTTGATAAAGAAAGGGAGTGGAGGTAGATGATTATTGTATTAGAAGCATtttgatgaatatatatatatatatatgcatttgTATATGTGAAtctataaatttgacaaattgtTTACATGCTATGTATGTGTTTTCTAGTTCCTTTTTTCCTGATTCCTTACATGACACATAACTAATGCTGTCTTAAGTTGTTGTTAATGTAATTCAATTGAAGTTGTGAAAGCCGTATTTCGCTGTGATTCTATGTAATATTAAGGATTGTGAGGCGGCTGTGATTTAAAACCGAAATCAAATTACTTTCTCTTAAATACTTACAAAAGCATCAACAACTTATGATACAaacagaaagagaaaaaaaaaacagtagaATCTGCTGCATTAGacaactatttatacaaaaggaGTTGTTTTCAAAACTAATGTACTTGCTGCATGGAAACCAACACTTCCATTATTCGGAATGCCTGGTGTTAGGTCTCATCCCAAGCTTTAAACCAAAACTGAGTTATCCGGCTTTTCGAATGATTTTCTGTTTAGAAGGAAAATTCTTCAGAAAGAAATGCTGTCCATGCATCCTGGTACAAAACAGAAAATATGAACTTAACTTTCACTTGTGCGTATTGTGTAGCTATGTATCTAGTATGTATATATTTTACGAACCTGAAGAATCGAGAAAGCCTTCTCTGCTACGTACTTCTGCCATGGAGTTGCTCCT
This DNA window, taken from Vicia villosa cultivar HV-30 ecotype Madison, WI unplaced genomic scaffold, Vvil1.0 ctg.003754F_1_1, whole genome shotgun sequence, encodes the following:
- the LOC131641441 gene encoding transcription termination factor MTEF1, chloroplastic-like — encoded protein: MFPAVRTIALHSSSLCTVSSDKPSSPSPPSSISKPNTTLLIPKPKSLLQNHPLYTPTQEKLSLQFKEKILCLEVMGIDSGKALSQNPTLHTASLESIHSIISFLVSKGILHKDLPRIFGMCPTILTSSIKTDLNPVFDFLVHELKVPDHSFRKVVKKCPRLLTSSVVNQLKPALFYLRRLGLRDLEALAYQDCVLLVSNVERTLIPKLKHLESMGFSKEEVRFMVLRCPALLTFSIENNFQPKFEYFSVEMGGKLEELKEFPQYFSFSLENRIKVRYMEVVDSGVNLPLSLMLKSTDDEFRELIKKGSGGR